A genomic window from Equus asinus isolate D_3611 breed Donkey chromosome 25, EquAss-T2T_v2, whole genome shotgun sequence includes:
- the PSMD4 gene encoding 26S proteasome non-ATPase regulatory subunit 4 isoform X3 → MRNGDFLPTRLQAQQDAVNIVCHSKTRSNPENNVGLITLANDCEVLTTLTPDTGRILSKLHTVQPKGKITFCTGIRVAHLALKHRQGKNHKMRIIAFVGSPVEDNEKDLVKLAKRLKKEKVNVDIINFGEEEVNTEKLTAFVNTLNGKDGTGSHLVTVPPGPSLADALISSPILAGEGGAMLGLGASDFEFGVDPSADPELALALRVSMEEQRQRQEEEARRAAAASAAEAGIATTGTEDSDDALLKMTISQQEFSRTGLPDLSSMTEEEQIAYAMQMSLQGAEFGQAESADIDASSAMDTSEPAKEEDDYDVMQDPEFLQSVLENLPGVDPNNEAIRNAMGSLASQATKDNKKDKKEEDKK, encoded by the exons ATGCGGAATGGGGACTTCTTACCCACCAGGCTGCAGGCCCAACAGGACGCCGTTAACATAGTATGTCACTCCAAAACCCGCAGCAACCCTGAGAACAACGTGGGCCTCATCACCTTGGCCAA TGATTGTGAAGTGCTGACCACACTTACCCCTGATACCGGCCGCATCCTGTCCAAGCTCCACACTGTCCAACCCAAGGGCAAGATCACCTTTTGCACTGGCATCCGTGTGGCACAT CTGGCTCTGAAGCACCGACAAGGCAAGAATCACAAGATGCGCATCATTGCCTTTGTGGGAAGCCCGGTAGAGGACAATGAGAAGGAT CTGGTGAAACTGGCTAAACGCCTCAAGAAGGAGAAAGTAAATGTTGACATTATCAATTTTGGGGAAGAG GAGGTGAACACAGAAAAGCTGACAGCCTTTGTAAACACATTGAATGGCAAAGATGGAACCGGTTCTCATCTGGTGACAGTGCCTCCAGGGCCCAGTTTGGCTGATGCCCTCATCAGTTCTCCGATTCTGGCTGGTGAAGGCGGTGCCATGCTGGGTCTTGGTGCCAGTGACTTTGAATTTGGAGTGGATCCCAGTGCCGATCCTGAGCTAGCCCTG GCCCTTCGTGTTTCTATGGAAGAGCAGCGACAGCGGCAGGAGGAGGAAGCACGGCGGGCAGCTGCAGCCTCTGCTGCTGAGGCTGGGATTGCTACGACTGGGACTGAAG ACTCAGACGATGCCCTGCTTAAGATGACCATCAGCCAGCAGGAGTTCAGCCGCACTGGGCTCCCTGACCTAAGCAGTATGACTGAAGAAGAGCAGATCGCTTATGCCATGCAGATGTCCCTGCAGGGCGCAG AGTTCGGCCAGGCGGAATCAGCTGACATTGATGCTAGTTCAGCCATGGACACATCTGAGCCTGCTAAG GAGGAGGATGATTATGACGTCATGCAGGATCCTGAGTTCCTTCAGAGTGTCCTGGAGAACCTTCCAGGCGTGGATCCCAACAACGAGGCCATTCGAAATGCCATGGGCTCCCTGGCTTCCCAGGCCACCAAGGATAACAAGAAAGACAAGAAGGAGGAGGACAAGAAGTGA
- the PSMD4 gene encoding 26S proteasome non-ATPase regulatory subunit 4 isoform X5 has protein sequence MVLESTMVCDCEVLTTLTPDTGRILSKLHTVQPKGKITFCTGIRVAHLALKHRQGKNHKMRIIAFVGSPVEDNEKDLVKLAKRLKKEKVNVDIINFGEEEVNTEKLTAFVNTLNGKDGTGSHLVTVPPGPSLADALISSPILAGEGGAMLGLGASDFEFGVDPSADPELALALRVSMEEQRQRQEEEARRAAAASAAEAGIATTGTEDSDDALLKMTISQQEFSRTGLPDLSSMTEEEQIAYAMQMSLQGAEFGQAESADIDASSAMDTSEPAKEEDDYDVMQDPEFLQSVLENLPGVDPNNEAIRNAMGSLASQATKDNKKDKKEEDKK, from the exons ATGGTGTTGGAAAGCACTATGGTTTG TGATTGTGAAGTGCTGACCACACTTACCCCTGATACCGGCCGCATCCTGTCCAAGCTCCACACTGTCCAACCCAAGGGCAAGATCACCTTTTGCACTGGCATCCGTGTGGCACAT CTGGCTCTGAAGCACCGACAAGGCAAGAATCACAAGATGCGCATCATTGCCTTTGTGGGAAGCCCGGTAGAGGACAATGAGAAGGAT CTGGTGAAACTGGCTAAACGCCTCAAGAAGGAGAAAGTAAATGTTGACATTATCAATTTTGGGGAAGAG GAGGTGAACACAGAAAAGCTGACAGCCTTTGTAAACACATTGAATGGCAAAGATGGAACCGGTTCTCATCTGGTGACAGTGCCTCCAGGGCCCAGTTTGGCTGATGCCCTCATCAGTTCTCCGATTCTGGCTGGTGAAGGCGGTGCCATGCTGGGTCTTGGTGCCAGTGACTTTGAATTTGGAGTGGATCCCAGTGCCGATCCTGAGCTAGCCCTG GCCCTTCGTGTTTCTATGGAAGAGCAGCGACAGCGGCAGGAGGAGGAAGCACGGCGGGCAGCTGCAGCCTCTGCTGCTGAGGCTGGGATTGCTACGACTGGGACTGAAG ACTCAGACGATGCCCTGCTTAAGATGACCATCAGCCAGCAGGAGTTCAGCCGCACTGGGCTCCCTGACCTAAGCAGTATGACTGAAGAAGAGCAGATCGCTTATGCCATGCAGATGTCCCTGCAGGGCGCAG AGTTCGGCCAGGCGGAATCAGCTGACATTGATGCTAGTTCAGCCATGGACACATCTGAGCCTGCTAAG GAGGAGGATGATTATGACGTCATGCAGGATCCTGAGTTCCTTCAGAGTGTCCTGGAGAACCTTCCAGGCGTGGATCCCAACAACGAGGCCATTCGAAATGCCATGGGCTCCCTGGCTTCCCAGGCCACCAAGGATAACAAGAAAGACAAGAAGGAGGAGGACAAGAAGTGA
- the PSMD4 gene encoding 26S proteasome non-ATPase regulatory subunit 4 isoform X4, with protein sequence MVLESTMVCDCEVLTTLTPDTGRILSKLHTVQPKGKITFCTGIRVAHLALKHRQGKNHKMRIIAFVGSPVEDNEKDLVKLAKRLKKEKVNVDIINFGEEEVNTEKLTAFVNTLNGKDGTGSHLVTVPPGPSLADALISSPILAGEGGAMLGLGASDFEFGVDPSADPELALALRVSMEEQRQRQEEEARRAAAASAAEAGIATTGTEGERDSDDALLKMTISQQEFSRTGLPDLSSMTEEEQIAYAMQMSLQGAEFGQAESADIDASSAMDTSEPAKEEDDYDVMQDPEFLQSVLENLPGVDPNNEAIRNAMGSLASQATKDNKKDKKEEDKK encoded by the exons ATGGTGTTGGAAAGCACTATGGTTTG TGATTGTGAAGTGCTGACCACACTTACCCCTGATACCGGCCGCATCCTGTCCAAGCTCCACACTGTCCAACCCAAGGGCAAGATCACCTTTTGCACTGGCATCCGTGTGGCACAT CTGGCTCTGAAGCACCGACAAGGCAAGAATCACAAGATGCGCATCATTGCCTTTGTGGGAAGCCCGGTAGAGGACAATGAGAAGGAT CTGGTGAAACTGGCTAAACGCCTCAAGAAGGAGAAAGTAAATGTTGACATTATCAATTTTGGGGAAGAG GAGGTGAACACAGAAAAGCTGACAGCCTTTGTAAACACATTGAATGGCAAAGATGGAACCGGTTCTCATCTGGTGACAGTGCCTCCAGGGCCCAGTTTGGCTGATGCCCTCATCAGTTCTCCGATTCTGGCTGGTGAAGGCGGTGCCATGCTGGGTCTTGGTGCCAGTGACTTTGAATTTGGAGTGGATCCCAGTGCCGATCCTGAGCTAGCCCTG GCCCTTCGTGTTTCTATGGAAGAGCAGCGACAGCGGCAGGAGGAGGAAGCACGGCGGGCAGCTGCAGCCTCTGCTGCTGAGGCTGGGATTGCTACGACTGGGACTGAAGGTGAAAGAG ACTCAGACGATGCCCTGCTTAAGATGACCATCAGCCAGCAGGAGTTCAGCCGCACTGGGCTCCCTGACCTAAGCAGTATGACTGAAGAAGAGCAGATCGCTTATGCCATGCAGATGTCCCTGCAGGGCGCAG AGTTCGGCCAGGCGGAATCAGCTGACATTGATGCTAGTTCAGCCATGGACACATCTGAGCCTGCTAAG GAGGAGGATGATTATGACGTCATGCAGGATCCTGAGTTCCTTCAGAGTGTCCTGGAGAACCTTCCAGGCGTGGATCCCAACAACGAGGCCATTCGAAATGCCATGGGCTCCCTGGCTTCCCAGGCCACCAAGGATAACAAGAAAGACAAGAAGGAGGAGGACAAGAAGTGA
- the PSMD4 gene encoding 26S proteasome non-ATPase regulatory subunit 4 isoform X6, producing the protein MVLESTMVCVDNSEYMRNGDFLPTRLQAQQDAVNIVCHSKTRSNPENNVGLITLANDCEVLTTLTPDTGRILSKLHTVQPKGKITFCTGIRVAHLALKHRQGKNHKMRIIAFVGSPVEDNEKDLVKLAKRLKKEKVNVDIINFGEEEVNTEKLTAFVNTLNGKDGTGSHLVTVPPGPSLADALISSPILAGEGGAMLGLGASDFEFGVDPSADPELALALRVSMEEQRQRQEEEARRAAAASAAEAGIATTGTEGERDSDDALLKMTISQQEFSRTGLPDLSSMTEEEQIAYAMQMSLQGAEFGQAESADIDASSAMDTSEPAKEEDDYDVMQDPEFLQSVLENLPGVDPNNEAIRNAMGSLASQATKDNKKDKKEEDKK; encoded by the exons ATGGTGTTGGAAAGCACTATGGTTTG TGTGGACAACAGTGAGTATATGCGGAATGGGGACTTCTTACCCACCAGGCTGCAGGCCCAACAGGACGCCGTTAACATAGTATGTCACTCCAAAACCCGCAGCAACCCTGAGAACAACGTGGGCCTCATCACCTTGGCCAA TGATTGTGAAGTGCTGACCACACTTACCCCTGATACCGGCCGCATCCTGTCCAAGCTCCACACTGTCCAACCCAAGGGCAAGATCACCTTTTGCACTGGCATCCGTGTGGCACAT CTGGCTCTGAAGCACCGACAAGGCAAGAATCACAAGATGCGCATCATTGCCTTTGTGGGAAGCCCGGTAGAGGACAATGAGAAGGAT CTGGTGAAACTGGCTAAACGCCTCAAGAAGGAGAAAGTAAATGTTGACATTATCAATTTTGGGGAAGAG GAGGTGAACACAGAAAAGCTGACAGCCTTTGTAAACACATTGAATGGCAAAGATGGAACCGGTTCTCATCTGGTGACAGTGCCTCCAGGGCCCAGTTTGGCTGATGCCCTCATCAGTTCTCCGATTCTGGCTGGTGAAGGCGGTGCCATGCTGGGTCTTGGTGCCAGTGACTTTGAATTTGGAGTGGATCCCAGTGCCGATCCTGAGCTAGCCCTG GCCCTTCGTGTTTCTATGGAAGAGCAGCGACAGCGGCAGGAGGAGGAAGCACGGCGGGCAGCTGCAGCCTCTGCTGCTGAGGCTGGGATTGCTACGACTGGGACTGAAGGTGAAAGAG ACTCAGACGATGCCCTGCTTAAGATGACCATCAGCCAGCAGGAGTTCAGCCGCACTGGGCTCCCTGACCTAAGCAGTATGACTGAAGAAGAGCAGATCGCTTATGCCATGCAGATGTCCCTGCAGGGCGCAG AGTTCGGCCAGGCGGAATCAGCTGACATTGATGCTAGTTCAGCCATGGACACATCTGAGCCTGCTAAG GAGGAGGATGATTATGACGTCATGCAGGATCCTGAGTTCCTTCAGAGTGTCCTGGAGAACCTTCCAGGCGTGGATCCCAACAACGAGGCCATTCGAAATGCCATGGGCTCCCTGGCTTCCCAGGCCACCAAGGATAACAAGAAAGACAAGAAGGAGGAGGACAAGAAGTGA
- the PSMD4 gene encoding 26S proteasome non-ATPase regulatory subunit 4 isoform X2, translating into MRNGDFLPTRLQAQQDAVNIVCHSKTRSNPENNVGLITLANDCEVLTTLTPDTGRILSKLHTVQPKGKITFCTGIRVAHLALKHRQGKNHKMRIIAFVGSPVEDNEKDLVKLAKRLKKEKVNVDIINFGEEEVNTEKLTAFVNTLNGKDGTGSHLVTVPPGPSLADALISSPILAGEGGAMLGLGASDFEFGVDPSADPELALALRVSMEEQRQRQEEEARRAAAASAAEAGIATTGTEGERDSDDALLKMTISQQEFSRTGLPDLSSMTEEEQIAYAMQMSLQGAEFGQAESADIDASSAMDTSEPAKEEDDYDVMQDPEFLQSVLENLPGVDPNNEAIRNAMGSLASQATKDNKKDKKEEDKK; encoded by the exons ATGCGGAATGGGGACTTCTTACCCACCAGGCTGCAGGCCCAACAGGACGCCGTTAACATAGTATGTCACTCCAAAACCCGCAGCAACCCTGAGAACAACGTGGGCCTCATCACCTTGGCCAA TGATTGTGAAGTGCTGACCACACTTACCCCTGATACCGGCCGCATCCTGTCCAAGCTCCACACTGTCCAACCCAAGGGCAAGATCACCTTTTGCACTGGCATCCGTGTGGCACAT CTGGCTCTGAAGCACCGACAAGGCAAGAATCACAAGATGCGCATCATTGCCTTTGTGGGAAGCCCGGTAGAGGACAATGAGAAGGAT CTGGTGAAACTGGCTAAACGCCTCAAGAAGGAGAAAGTAAATGTTGACATTATCAATTTTGGGGAAGAG GAGGTGAACACAGAAAAGCTGACAGCCTTTGTAAACACATTGAATGGCAAAGATGGAACCGGTTCTCATCTGGTGACAGTGCCTCCAGGGCCCAGTTTGGCTGATGCCCTCATCAGTTCTCCGATTCTGGCTGGTGAAGGCGGTGCCATGCTGGGTCTTGGTGCCAGTGACTTTGAATTTGGAGTGGATCCCAGTGCCGATCCTGAGCTAGCCCTG GCCCTTCGTGTTTCTATGGAAGAGCAGCGACAGCGGCAGGAGGAGGAAGCACGGCGGGCAGCTGCAGCCTCTGCTGCTGAGGCTGGGATTGCTACGACTGGGACTGAAGGTGAAAGAG ACTCAGACGATGCCCTGCTTAAGATGACCATCAGCCAGCAGGAGTTCAGCCGCACTGGGCTCCCTGACCTAAGCAGTATGACTGAAGAAGAGCAGATCGCTTATGCCATGCAGATGTCCCTGCAGGGCGCAG AGTTCGGCCAGGCGGAATCAGCTGACATTGATGCTAGTTCAGCCATGGACACATCTGAGCCTGCTAAG GAGGAGGATGATTATGACGTCATGCAGGATCCTGAGTTCCTTCAGAGTGTCCTGGAGAACCTTCCAGGCGTGGATCCCAACAACGAGGCCATTCGAAATGCCATGGGCTCCCTGGCTTCCCAGGCCACCAAGGATAACAAGAAAGACAAGAAGGAGGAGGACAAGAAGTGA
- the PSMD4 gene encoding 26S proteasome non-ATPase regulatory subunit 4 isoform X1: MVLESTMVCVDNSEYMRNGDFLPTRLQAQQDAVNIVCHSKTRSNPENNVGLITLANDCEVLTTLTPDTGRILSKLHTVQPKGKITFCTGIRVAHLALKHRQGKNHKMRIIAFVGSPVEDNEKDLVKLAKRLKKEKVNVDIINFGEEEVNTEKLTAFVNTLNGKDGTGSHLVTVPPGPSLADALISSPILAGEGGAMLGLGASDFEFGVDPSADPELALALRVSMEEQRQRQEEEARRAAAASAAEAGIATTGTEDSDDALLKMTISQQEFSRTGLPDLSSMTEEEQIAYAMQMSLQGAEFGQAESADIDASSAMDTSEPAKEEDDYDVMQDPEFLQSVLENLPGVDPNNEAIRNAMGSLASQATKDNKKDKKEEDKK, translated from the exons ATGGTGTTGGAAAGCACTATGGTTTG TGTGGACAACAGTGAGTATATGCGGAATGGGGACTTCTTACCCACCAGGCTGCAGGCCCAACAGGACGCCGTTAACATAGTATGTCACTCCAAAACCCGCAGCAACCCTGAGAACAACGTGGGCCTCATCACCTTGGCCAA TGATTGTGAAGTGCTGACCACACTTACCCCTGATACCGGCCGCATCCTGTCCAAGCTCCACACTGTCCAACCCAAGGGCAAGATCACCTTTTGCACTGGCATCCGTGTGGCACAT CTGGCTCTGAAGCACCGACAAGGCAAGAATCACAAGATGCGCATCATTGCCTTTGTGGGAAGCCCGGTAGAGGACAATGAGAAGGAT CTGGTGAAACTGGCTAAACGCCTCAAGAAGGAGAAAGTAAATGTTGACATTATCAATTTTGGGGAAGAG GAGGTGAACACAGAAAAGCTGACAGCCTTTGTAAACACATTGAATGGCAAAGATGGAACCGGTTCTCATCTGGTGACAGTGCCTCCAGGGCCCAGTTTGGCTGATGCCCTCATCAGTTCTCCGATTCTGGCTGGTGAAGGCGGTGCCATGCTGGGTCTTGGTGCCAGTGACTTTGAATTTGGAGTGGATCCCAGTGCCGATCCTGAGCTAGCCCTG GCCCTTCGTGTTTCTATGGAAGAGCAGCGACAGCGGCAGGAGGAGGAAGCACGGCGGGCAGCTGCAGCCTCTGCTGCTGAGGCTGGGATTGCTACGACTGGGACTGAAG ACTCAGACGATGCCCTGCTTAAGATGACCATCAGCCAGCAGGAGTTCAGCCGCACTGGGCTCCCTGACCTAAGCAGTATGACTGAAGAAGAGCAGATCGCTTATGCCATGCAGATGTCCCTGCAGGGCGCAG AGTTCGGCCAGGCGGAATCAGCTGACATTGATGCTAGTTCAGCCATGGACACATCTGAGCCTGCTAAG GAGGAGGATGATTATGACGTCATGCAGGATCCTGAGTTCCTTCAGAGTGTCCTGGAGAACCTTCCAGGCGTGGATCCCAACAACGAGGCCATTCGAAATGCCATGGGCTCCCTGGCTTCCCAGGCCACCAAGGATAACAAGAAAGACAAGAAGGAGGAGGACAAGAAGTGA